The genomic window GTTAGGGATTCAGTTAGCTAGCGTAGACTCAGCTGTCATCTCTGTAATCTCTCTCATGTACTGCTGCATGCCTGATCCGCACATATAGGAGCTTGTTAGCATTGTTCGGCCAGCATTCACTGGCATGTTGTATATGTACTCAGTCACTACTGAATGAATGAATTGAGCGTTTCATTTTCTTACAGGGTGGAACTGTTCTATTAGCTGTGAACAGTCTTTGGCGCCTCAACTAAGAAAACAGGAATATTGTTACCTTTATCTGTTCCTTCTCCCATGGTTTGTTTCCATGGTCCATGAAAAAAAATCACATGTTTTGCTGGTAAATTATAGCTTTTTGGGAATTTGATGCTGCAGCACATTGACCCTCCCATTAACTGTGGCAAACTCATGTGTTTCGTAGGAGAATGGGAATCTGACAAGCAAGAATGGTAATTAGGTCAGATGCCTTTTAGGGTAGCATGATGGTAGGGACAGTGTTGGGGAATATGTTGATTGTAATTTGAAAGATGATTTCTTCTTACCTTTTTTGGAATCAATTGTATGGGTAGGCCAAAGGGCGCCTAGTCCTaacggttaggtgacccagcggcactcctcaggtcctgagttcgactccccgtgggagcggatttcaggctgaggttaaaaaaatcccctcgcccgtcCCCATGTGCCAAAGTGTAGTGGTAGGCTCCGGCCCGGTTCTCATAGGGTTACGGCACCTCCTGCGTTAGGATGTGGGacgggggttcgggggttttctcgatctgtgtgagaagatcttcttcttaaaagggaaacccgggggccgtcataccccccgcaggtcgagttttttttattGTATGGGTAAATTCTGGAAAACAAAGTCAGTTTTGTTCTCTTCTGGCCTCTGTTGCCATTTTGCTGCCATTACCTGAAATGCAGAAACTAGATATAGACCGTATAATGGAACTTAGCTCTAGAGGATTCATCACCATTGTCTCTGTTCTGTAAGTGCCCAAAAGCCTTTCTTGCCTGAACAAGAACAAGGATGTTGTTTCATGTCCTTTAGTGCTTTTGGTTCTTGGTGAATGATGGCGTGTTCTCATCACCTGCTACTCCCTTCGTCTAAAAATTGTTTGCAAGTGACAACATCCAAAGACAGGAGGGCTGCGCACCAACATGTCTTAAGCAAGATAGTGTGATTTTGGTTGCTAATAGTTTCTCTTCCAACCATTCTTTTCAGGTTTTATTCATGCGGCATTTACTCTAGGTTATGAAGCTGGGATCCATAAGGGTGGCATTGATGGCAATGCAGTCCCACCTGGTGCTCTTATCACTATTGTGCAGAAAGGCCTCCAGTACATAGAACTGGAAGCAAATAACGATGAGGTAAGCCTGTTTATCTTGCAGTATTTATTACTACTGCCAATTGATGCGACACAATCCACCTTTCTTATTTCAGAATGATGACGAAGTTGAGAGGGATTTTGCGCTTCTGGAGCCACTTGAAATCATCACAAAAGATGTTGAAGAGTTGCAACAGATTGTGAAAAAGAGGAAAATGGAGAGATCTCAAACTGAACGTGAGAAGGATAAGGGAAAAGAGAAAGAACGTAATGAGGAGCATGAACGACGTCCTGGTGGCGAACGGGAGAGGGAACGCTATGACAAAGAAAAAGAGCAAGTCAGGGAGGACAAATCTGAAAAAGATAGGGACCATGATAAAGAGaaggaaaaagagaaagaaagagaaaggcAGCATGCAGAGCGTATTGATAAGGTTAAGCACGAGGATGATTCTCTTGCTGGTGGAGGTGATTAATTACTACCTGCTATATTACTCGCCTTATATCATGTTCCGTTACACAACTTTTAGCAAATTGTGAGTACACTTTTGACATGCTTGCATGTTTTCTTAACTTAGCAATGTGCCAATGTTTGATGTTTTCTAAATGTGTCGAGTACTGTTTACATTGCAGTGCGAACAAGTTTCTAGTTAATGTGGACTATGTAATGTAGTATGTGGACTTGTGCTTATTAAGCATATGCCTTTTATTGTCCTGCCCTAGTGCTTGAAAAGTACACAAAATTGGAACTATACATCTCACATTTGGCTTGCTAAATCTTTGGCAAACATTTTTGCTCAACTTTTGCTTTCCAAAACTTTTGGCATGGCAAATTCTATTAACAAACCAAGCAGGCACTTAATcctctcaacaacaacaacaaagcctttaagtcccaaacaagttggggtaggttagagttgaaacccagcagaagcaattaaggttcaggcacgtgaataactgtcttccaagcactcctatctaaggctaagtctctgtgtatattccatcctttcaagtctccttttattgcctctacctaagtcaacttcggtcttcctctacctctcttcacgttactatcttggcttaggattccactacgcaccggtgcctctggaggtgttggacatgtccaaaccatctcaaccggtgttggacaagcttttcttcaattggtgctacccctaatctatcatgtatatcatcgttccgaactcgatcccttcttgaatgaccgcaaatccaacgcaacatacgcatttccgcgacacttatctgttgaacatgtcgtcttttcgtaggccaacattctgcaccatacaacatagcaggtctaatcgccgttctataaaacttgccttttagcttctgtggtacccttttgtcacataggatacTAGATGcatgccgccacttcatccaccctgctttgattctatggctaacattttCATTAATATCCCCGTCTcactgtagcattgatcctaaatattggAAGGTATCCTTTCtatgcactacttgaccttccaaactaatatcttcctcctcccgagtagtagtgctgaagtcacattttatatactcagttttagttctactgagtctaaaacctttggactccaaagtctcctgccataactctagtttctgattcactcatgtccggctttcatcaactagcactacatcgtccgcgaaaagcatacaccaagggatgtccctttgtatgtcccttgtgacctcatccatcactaaggcaaacaaataagggctcaaagctgacccttgatataGTCCTATCCTAACCGGGAAATTCATCCGTGTCTTCaccacttgttcgaacactagttaCAACATTGTTGTATATGTCCTTAATGCGCCCGACCTACTTTGTTGGGACttcatgtttgtccaaagcccatcacataacattccttggtattttgttaTAAGTCTTCTCTAAGTCattaaaaaccatgtgtaggtccttcttcttctctctataCCGCTACATAACTTGTTTTATTAAGAAAAtgacttccatggttgaccttccgggcatgaaaccaaattggttcatagagacctgcgttattgctctcaagcgatgctcaataactctctcccatagctttatagtatggctcatcaacttaattccccggtaattagtacaactttgaatattctctttattcttgtagatcggtaccaatatacttctcctcccactcatcaggcatcttgttcgatcgaaaaatatggttgaacagcttggttagccatactatagctatgtccccgatgcatctccacacctcgattgggataccatccggttccATCACCTTACAtcttttcatccttttcaacgcctctctgacctcagattcttggattctccgcacaaagcgcctattggtgtcatcaaaagagtcattcaactgaaaggttgtgtccatattctcaccattgaacaatttgttaaaatactcttgccattgatgttggatctcatcctccttcatcaagagatgctccctttcatccttaatgcacttaacttggttgaagtcccttgtttttctctcacgaaccctagccattttataaatgtccttctctccttccttcgtacttaaATGTTGGTAAATATCATCGTACGCTCTACTCTTTACCACACTTACAGcgcgctttgcagtcttctttgccaccttgtacttctctatgttgtccacacttctatcatggtacaagcgtttataacattctttcttttccttaatagccctttggacttcctcattccaccaccaagtatctttagccttgccTCCACTTTCTTTGGTTATTCCACACACctttgaggccaccttccgaatgttggttgccatcttctcccacatgttgtttatgtcctcttcttccttccaagagccctctttgataaccctttccttgAATACCTCTgatgtctcccctttcagtttccaccactttgttctttcaatcttagcttgtttatccctacgggcacgcacctgaaaacgaaagtctgccaccaaaagcttatgttgagaaacaacgcactcccctggtatcaccttgcaacccaagcatgctcgtttgtcctttcttcttgcgaggacaaagtcaatctggctagagtgttgtccgctactgaaggttaCTAGATGAGATtcctctttctaaagaaagtgttggctatcatcaggtcaaaagctaccgcgaagtccagaacttcctccccctccttatTCCTACTActatacccaaaacctccatgaactgcctcaaaaCCCGCGCTTGTAGTActtacatgcccattaagatctcctcctataaaaagcttcttactactaggtacaactctaatcaggccatctaagtcttcccagaactgtctcttagcactctcgtcgaggcctacttggggggcatacgcactaattacgttcaagaccatatcaccaccgacaagcttga from Miscanthus floridulus cultivar M001 chromosome 11, ASM1932011v1, whole genome shotgun sequence includes these protein-coding regions:
- the LOC136494422 gene encoding WD40 repeat-containing protein HOS15-like isoform X2, yielding MGVLTSTELNFLVFRYLQESGFIHAAFTLGYEAGIHKGGIDGNAVPPGALITIVQKGLQYIELEANNDENDDEVERDFALLEPLEIITKDVEELQQIVKKRKMERSQTEREKDKGKEKERNEEHERRPGGERERERYDKEKEQVREDKSEKDRDHDKEKEKEKERERQHAERIDKVKHEDDSLAGGGPTPMDVSTTAQEISNTDVTVLEGHSSEVFACAWSPTGSLLASGRS